CTGGCTATGCCACTTTTGTCACCTTGATTCGGAACCAGTGGCAGTACGTAAAACCGTAATCTCCTCCTAGATTGCCTGGGCGGGGCGATCGCCACCGCCTTGCCCAGCACCCGCCATGATGTAACAATATGTAAATAAGGGTTGACAGAATTCTGGCTTTTAAATGGTTTCACCTATGAATCTCACCGCGACTTTTTCTAGTGCAAGTACAGCTTTTTTTCAACGGTCTGCAGGTCGCTGGCATTCCCAACGCCGCTACTACACCCTCAACGGTGAGCAGGAGCCCCTAGAAGCCGTTTCGGAGTTAGCCGTCATTTTTCTCCCAGGAGATCACCCTGATTTAAAACCCCTGGCGATCGCCCACCAGTTCACCACCCCGCAACCCTTTGAATGTGGGGCAAAAATCACCTGGGAAAGCACCTACACCAATGGCCAACGCAAACCCCTCCAAGGGGCAACGGTTTTGGGCATTCAAGGCAGCTTGATGTACCGAGACCGGGGTTTTTCGACAGCAGCGCCAGTCATCGCCACCTTTGAGCTGATCCATAATGCCCAGGGGATGCGTCTCCAGACCGCCTACGATGGGGCGAGCTTTGAGGAAGAAATTAAATTTGTCGGCGATCGCCACCGTACCCGCCAGACGATTATTTCCCGGGCTGGCCAGGAAGTGATGATCGGTCAATATTTAGAAACTCGGCTTTAGGGACAGTCGCTAAAATCTCTTCAAAAATGTTTGGATCGGCCCACCACAGACCGCACCCGATAGATGGGTCGCCCCTGGGATTCATGATAGGTGCGCATCAACAGTTCCCCCAGGAGGCCGAAGCCAAACAGTTGCACCCCGGCCAGTAACAAGATTGCGACCAGTAGCAGCAACGGGCGATCGCCAATGGCCTGACCCAAGAATAATTTCAAAAATGAGAGATAACCTCCCAGGCCGAAGCCCACCATCACAAAAATAATGCCGAGGTAGCCAAAAACATGCATTGGGCGCGTGAGGAATTTTTTCATAAACCACACCGTTAATAAATCCAGGAGTACCCGGAACGTGCGGTCTAGACCATATTTACTATTGCCAAACTGTCTCGCGTGATGACGCACCGGAATTTCGGCGATCGTTGCCCCTTCGATAAAAGCGAGGGCCGGAATAAAGCGGTGCAGTTCCCCATAGAGATTTAGATCTGCCACAATTTCCCTGCGATAGGCCTTGAGGGAGCAACCATAATCATGGAGATCAACCCCTGTCACCCGACCAATCAGGGCATTCGCAATTTTTGAAGGGAGCAGCCGCGTCCATTGATTATCCTGTCGCTCTTTACGCCAGCCGCTCACGAGGTCATAGCCTTCATCCATCTTTGCGAGCAGGTTTGGGATATCTGCCGGATCATTTTGTAAGTCAGCATCGAGGGAAACAAGCACCTCCCCCTGGGCATGCTGAAACCCCGCCGCCATTGCCGGGGTTTGGCCATAGTTACGTCGGAGGATAATCGCCCGCAGATCATCTCGCTCGGTAGCGAGTTGCTTCAACAACGCCGTAGAACCGTCCTTGGAGCCATCATCAACGCAGATAATTTCGTAGGCATAATTATGGGACTGCATCACCGAGGCGATCGCCTGGATCAAATGGGGCAAACTTTCCACCTCGTTATAGATAGGAACCACAATCGATAGGGGGTGGGAGGTTGTCGGCGCTTTGATGGGAGCAGTGGCACTAGACATGAAATTGCGATGGTAAAGCTTCAATCTGATGGGTAAAAACGGTACGTAATGTTCCCTGGTGCGGCCAAAACCACAGAGAGTCTGATAGATCGATCGGCCTCTTCAGGGGCCAGGATTCTCCGGGGCGATCGCCTCCATCAAACAATTATTTCCTAGAACGGTTAAGAGGCGATGATCGGTCAATATTTCGGTCAATATTTAAAAATATGGCAAGCAAATCAACAAAAAACAGACAAAAGGTCAGCCAAATAAAACCCAGCATATAACCGCCTAAAATATCGCTGGGCCAATGTACACCCAAGTAGAGACTCCCCAGGCCAATTCCAAAAAGAAATAGTACCACAGCCCCGAAAACCAACCATCTCAATCGAGATATGTTTTGTGTTACCAAGAGCGCCAAGATTAAATACAGAACTAAGTTTCCCGTCGCGTGACCACTAGGGAACGATGCCCCGGCAATGTCTGGAACAGAGCCATACTCTCCCATAAAATAAGGGGGACGAGGGCGGCCAATGATCGGCTTAAAAACCTTGTCGACTAATAGTAATGCTCCCCCTGAACCCAGGGTCATCAATAGGACTGATTTCCATTGTTTTTTCCAAATAAACAACCCTAAACTGATGCCCACAACCGGGCCTGAGATTTCTTTGTCACCCAAATCATACAAAAATGACAAGAGAGTTCCTAACCAAGGAGGAACATTATCTCGTAAAAAAAACCAGAAATTCTTTTCAACTAAAAACCCTGCTTCATGACTGACTTGGGTTTCGGGAATATTACTAAAGAGCCAAACAGCAGGAATTAATATGAGCAGACTTAAGACTAAAAATATTTTGTTAAAAAAATGGTCTTTCTTCAAGGGCTTTACTGCAATAGATAATAGATCTGAGATCAAAAAACAAAAAATTTGTAAGTGATCAAATTTCCCCCCGCACTGCGAGAGCAATTAATTGTGAGATAGGTTCTCCTTGTTTGCAATCTTGACAATGCTGTTTCTTGATTACAATGAATTGGTGTAATCAGATGAATAACATTTGTTTTTTGCCTTTATTGTTTTCTTCCCAAATCTCGGCTCACAGGATTGCTCACATTAGAGGAACATAATACTAGACATTTAAAAAGGTAGTGGCATCCTTCTGGCGCTGAACCCTACTCGAGAGACAGCACAGGCCCCATCCGCTCCCCGAACCCCCCAAAAGTTAAATTTGACAGGCTAAAGAGGGGGGAGCGTAACTTTCCATAACGCGGCCAAAGCCACAGAGGGTCTGGTGATAGGCACGACTAATCATGTCCCAAGGTTCCCAGAGGCGATCGACCCCGATACCATTGCGTCCCATCTCAATGCCGGAACTATGGATGTAATAGCCCTCTCCGAGATACAGAGCGACATGGTCGATCCGTTGCTCCTTAGCAAAAAAGATTAAATCGCCCAACTCTAAATCTTCTTGGGCGATCGGTTCGACGAAATCCCCCTGCTGGTAAGAGTTTCGGGGCAACCAAATCCCCTGGGAGGCGTAGGCTGCTTGGATAAAGCCGGAACAATCGTAGTTCGGCGCCGTCGTACCACCCCAGAGGTAAATATTATTCACTCGTTTGGCGGCATGGGCAAAAATCAAAATACTTTCCATCCGTGCTTCGATTTCGGCGCGGTTGACTGGGACAAATTCATAGGGGTCTTCAGCCACTTGGAGATGCTTTAAATCCGTTTTTTTTAGCCATGCTCCATATCCATCCTCGACGGTCATCACCCGGAGGGCTTGGTCGGTTTCTTTGTTTAGTATTTGCACCCGGCGACCGATGGCAGCCTGGCTCCCGAGGGCTTGGCATTCGGGATCGTCGTACAAATCCAGAGGTTGTCGGCAAAAGTATTCACCGCTGGGGGAAGGGGGCAGTTGCATAGGGGCTTCAAGCGGGGTAGGGGATAGGAAAATCTTGGGTTATGGGCAACCGTCTTTGGGGCTCATTCTACCGTGACTTCTGTGGGGAGGAGCGATAACCTGAGGCGATCGCCATAGGTGAGATTTGGGATCCATGGGGCGAGCACTTCGAGGGTAGAGTCGTCTTGAAAATGGCCTAACTTTGTTTCGGGATGCGGGTAATAAATTAGGCCATCATAGCGCCGTTGGTGGTGTTCGATTTGACAGGGGCTAAAGGAAAAAGTCTCTGGGGCGAAATCAGGATGCCATTGCACATGGGCGAAGGTGTAACGGGGCTGTGTGGGTCGAAAGGTCTTGGGGGCAATGGAAATATTTAGGGTTCCCGGAAAATAGAGGGAAAGATCTAGGCCGAGCTGCTGAAAGTGGGGCGTTTGTAAGGTGATTGTCCCCGCTGTATAGGGGCTATTTTTTGCTTGGCCAGAAGCGACTTGGTGGCCCCGCTTGAGAATCCCAATGGCGGTCTGCCATGCCATGACCTAATCCCGCTGGTGGGAAAATTGGTAGGCGCCAATAAAGGCTAAGGCGATCGCCACCCCTGCCAAAATAGGAATCGAGTGCCAGGGAAATTCCGAGAGAGGCAGATAGGCCGCTGCCCGTAGTCCAGTGGTGGTGTAGGTGAGGGGGATGCAGTAGACCACCGCCCGGAAAAGACGGGGCAAAGTTTCTGGGTCAAAGAAGGTCGCCCCCAAAAAAGACATGGGCACAATCAAAAAGTTATTAAAAATTCCTACACTTTCGAGGGACTTAACTCGCAGGCCCACAATCACCCCTAGACCTGAAAATACAGCGCAGTTCAGGATTAACAACAGAAAAAAGAGGGGATTGATAAAGCTAAAAATTTTTCCTGTGAAGAGGATTGCCACAATTAACACAGAACCAGCCGTCATTAAACCCCGGAGAATCCCGGCCAGCATTTTTCCTAAGTGCAGCGCAAGGGGATGTACCGGCAATAACAATAGCTCTTCAAAGGTTTTGCTGTAGAGGCGATCGCCGCAGATCGAAAAAGTCGTCCCCCCAAAACTAATGGTCATGGAGGAGAGGGCGACCATCCCTGGCAGGATAAATTCCAGGTAAGTATCACCAGCAGAAGGGGTAATGGTTTCATCAAGGGCGCTACCAAGACCCAAGCCAAAGGCAAGAATGTAGATGAGGGGCGAAACCAAACCTGTGGCGGCCACCTGTTTGAGACGTACCCGGAGTTTGAGCCAATCTCCCCAAAACACCCCCAAAGTATCCGCCCAAATATTGGCCAGTTCAGACCGCTGACGGGGCGAAGGGGCATCAAGACGGGATTGGTCAGAGCGAGCTTCTAGGTTGATCACGGCGTTTTGGGATGGCGTTACATTCCTTAACATTATAGGGTTTCGCCGCAATTTTCCATGGCTATTTAGGGGTTTGTGGTAGGGAGTAATTTACCGACAGTGCGATTTTCGGCGGTAAAGGTTTTTTGGGCAACCCGTTGGACATCGGCAGCGGTGATCGCGGCAATGCGGTCTAACTCCGTAAAAAGTTCTCGCCAGTCACCGGTTTGTTCTTCATAGGTGGCCAGTAAACGGGCCATGCCCATATTGGAGTTGAGCGATCGCAACATGCTTGCTCTTGCCTGGGTTTTCACCCGGTCTAATTCTTCTGGGGTCACCAGTTCAGTTTTCAGCTTTTCTAACTCTGCTTCAAAGGCCACAGCCACCTCATCCACCGTGTGTCCGGGGGCAGTGAGGGCATAGAGCAACATCAAGTTTGGATGCTTATCCCCAGGGAAACCGTTAAATCCTTCGGCATTGAGAGCCAATTGCTGGTCTTCGACTAAGGACTTATACAGGCGCGAAGTGCGCCCTTCACTCAAAATCGCGGCAATGAGTTGGTACACCACATAGTCTGGATCAGTGAGGCTGGGCGCGTGATAACCCTCGAGGTACCAGGGCTGGGTCTGCATTTCTAAGGTGACAAAGCGGGTCGCCGTTTGGGGAGGCTCTACGGGTAAGGGAGATTGGGCAGCACCTGAGCCCTGGGGGAAGCGACCAAAATAGACCTCCGCTAGACGTCTCACCTGGGCTGGATCGACGTCGCCAACGATGGCGATCGTTAGATTGTCGGGGCTGTAATGGGTCTCAAAAAAGTCCTGGACATCCTGACGGGTCAGGTTGCGGATATCTTCGTCATAGCCAATCACCGGGCGGCGGTAGGGGTGGGTGGTAAAGGCTGTATCTAAGAAAACTTCCACCATTTTACCGATGGGAGAATTGTCAGTCCGCATGCGCCGCTCTTCGAGAATCACTTCTTTTTCTTTAAAAAATTCCCGGAAGACTGGATCTAAAAAGCGCTCTGACTCCAAAGACATCCACAGTTCCAGTTTATTGCTCGGGAAGCTGTAGAAATATTGGGTATAGTCGGCGGAAGTAACCGCATTGAGGCCGACTCCCCCGGCGGATTCCACCACCTGCCCCAGGGCATTTTGCACCACATATTGGTCGGCTTCGGCTTGGAGTTGCTCAAATTCGGCTTCAAGGGTCTGGAGTTGGGCCGTATCTCCATTTTGTCGGGCGGCTTGAATCTGATCAAAGAGCACATCAAGGCGATCGAGGAGGACTTTTTCGGCTTCATAATCCGTGGTGCCGAGGGTGCTGCTGCCTTTGAAAGCGAGGTGTTCGAGGAAGTGGGCAACCCCTGTTTTACCCTCGGGTTCATCGGCCCCGCCCACATCGGCATAGGTAACGAAGGAAACGACCGGGGCACTGCTGTCTTTGAGGACGATGAATTTTAGGCCGTTGTTGAGGGTGAATTCGGTAATGTTTTCAATGACTTGGTCCAGGTAGGGTTGGATCGACGGGGTGACACCGGGAGCCTGGGCAAGGCTGGTGGGAATGACGGCTTGCCAGATGATAATGGCGATGAGGCAACCGGTGAAGAATGTGTGACGAAACAACCCTTTGAACATGGAAGCTTAGGTAATGATGGTTTTGGCAAATATCTCGTCCCATTGTAAAGGAAAGTTTTTGGAATGCCCGACACATCTGAGAAGACGGCAAAGGGCGATCGCCCAATTTGTCCCTCATGGCGATCATTCTGCCCCCAAGCAAAAATTACGATGTGACTACCGAATCCACATCCTCACAAATTGTCAGCTCTTTCGGTGAAAATTGGTCGATGACAACCTGAATTCCTTGGGCATTTTCTGCTTCTAAATCTTCGATATAACCAAATTGAGCCATCAGCGCTTCTATCTTGGTATCGAAGGGGCCAAAATAATAAGTACATAGGGGATCAAGGGTTTGAATTCTGACCCACCAGGGTTTTTGAGCCATAGACAAAAAAATGATAATTTAACTCAAGTCAAAAAGCGTCATCACAATAAAGCCTCTATTTTTTCTCTAAAGGAGTAGAAAAGAGCATTTTTTATGAGGTAAATAAGTTTAATTTTGCTCGTTTTTGATGCCTTGAATCAACTAAAAATTTTCACAGGAGGTCACACGCAATAATCGCCACTTGTTAAATTGATTTTGACGTGCCTTAAGAAAAACAGAGGAAATCCTTTCAAAATCAGATATTTTTCGGGCAAAATAGCTTTTCAAAAGAATAAAAGGAAATATTTGAGATTCGAAAAACCCGATCTTGTCTCATATGGTTAATATGGGGTCAAATCATTTTTGATCCTAAAAATGCTTAATAAAAATTATAAAAGCAGAAAATAGATAAATTAACAAATAATTATTTGGATGGTGAAATAAGACAACATGATTATTGTTTAATTAGATTTTTTGGGCTGTTCAATTGCTTGATGAATTGTCGATAAATATTGACAAGGCGCAATTTTTCTGTGTTTTCCTGGGGTCTATGGGGTTGATTTTTTAGGGTAGTCTGTTTCTGTTTAAGAATTATGGCAAAATAACCATGAGGAAATTATGAAGAGTAAAATTGAGGGCAATAAAATTCTTGAGATCTAGTCCAAGAAGTCTACCTTAATTAAATCGTTGAGGCTTTAGGGTGTCTGTTTCTATGTCGTAAAGCTAGACGAATAGTTGCTCTAAGGTAGCTGCCATGAAAATTTTGGTTGTTGAAGATGAGTCGACGGTTGCCAAAACCATAGAAATGATTTTGCTGAGTCAGCACTATGCCGTGGATCTTGCTGCCCATGGTTTAGCCGGCCTAGAAATGATTGAGGCCTATAGTTATGACTTGATTGTGTTAGATATTGGTTTACCGCAAATAGATGGTGTAAGTCTTTGTCAAAAGCTCCGTGATCGGGGCATACAAACACCTATTTTGTTACTCACGGGTCAGGACGCTACGGCACAGGCGAAGGCGATCGCCCTCAATACTGGAGCCGATGACTATATGACGAAACCCTTTGATGCAGAGGAATTGGTGGCCCGTATCCAAACCCTATTACGTCGGGGTGATTTAAAAACGCTGCCCGTGTTGCAATGGGGGGCCTTATCTTTAGATCCCAGTCGTTTGCAGGTGAGCTATGGAGAGACTTTATTACATCTGACCCCCAAGGAATATAGTCTCCTAGAAATTTTGCTCCGGCACGCCCCGAATATTCTCAATACCTATACAATCCTCGAGCAGGGCTGGAATGCCTTAGAGGTGCCTAGTGATGAAACCTTACGCACCCACATGAAGGGATTGCGAAAAAAGCTGAGGCTAGCCGGAGCCGCGAATGATTTTATTAAAACGGTCCATCGCCAAGGCTATCGCCTGAATCCGCTATATGGAGAAGTG
The nucleotide sequence above comes from [Synechococcus] sp. NIES-970. Encoded proteins:
- a CDS encoding glycosyl transferase, group 2 family protein, with protein sequence MSSATAPIKAPTTSHPLSIVVPIYNEVESLPHLIQAIASVMQSHNYAYEIICVDDGSKDGSTALLKQLATERDDLRAIILRRNYGQTPAMAAGFQHAQGEVLVSLDADLQNDPADIPNLLAKMDEGYDLVSGWRKERQDNQWTRLLPSKIANALIGRVTGVDLHDYGCSLKAYRREIVADLNLYGELHRFIPALAFIEGATIAEIPVRHHARQFGNSKYGLDRTFRVLLDLLTVWFMKKFLTRPMHVFGYLGIIFVMVGFGLGGYLSFLKLFLGQAIGDRPLLLLVAILLLAGVQLFGFGLLGELLMRTYHESQGRPIYRVRSVVGRSKHF
- a CDS encoding peptidase family M16 protein encodes the protein MFKGLFRHTFFTGCLIAIIIWQAVIPTSLAQAPGVTPSIQPYLDQVIENITEFTLNNGLKFIVLKDSSAPVVSFVTYADVGGADEPEGKTGVAHFLEHLAFKGSSTLGTTDYEAEKVLLDRLDVLFDQIQAARQNGDTAQLQTLEAEFEQLQAEADQYVVQNALGQVVESAGGVGLNAVTSADYTQYFYSFPSNKLELWMSLESERFLDPVFREFFKEKEVILEERRMRTDNSPIGKMVEVFLDTAFTTHPYRRPVIGYDEDIRNLTRQDVQDFFETHYSPDNLTIAIVGDVDPAQVRRLAEVYFGRFPQGSGAAQSPLPVEPPQTATRFVTLEMQTQPWYLEGYHAPSLTDPDYVVYQLIAAILSEGRTSRLYKSLVEDQQLALNAEGFNGFPGDKHPNLMLLYALTAPGHTVDEVAVAFEAELEKLKTELVTPEELDRVKTQARASMLRSLNSNMGMARLLATYEEQTGDWRELFTELDRIAAITAADVQRVAQKTFTAENRTVGKLLPTTNP
- a CDS encoding ABC-2 type transporter superfamily protein, which gives rise to MLRNVTPSQNAVINLEARSDQSRLDAPSPRQRSELANIWADTLGVFWGDWLKLRVRLKQVAATGLVSPLIYILAFGLGLGSALDETITPSAGDTYLEFILPGMVALSSMTISFGGTTFSICGDRLYSKTFEELLLLPVHPLALHLGKMLAGILRGLMTAGSVLIVAILFTGKIFSFINPLFFLLLILNCAVFSGLGVIVGLRVKSLESVGIFNNFLIVPMSFLGATFFDPETLPRLFRAVVYCIPLTYTTTGLRAAAYLPLSEFPWHSIPILAGVAIALAFIGAYQFSHQRD
- a CDS encoding hypothetical protein (conserved hypothetical protein), with the protein product MAWQTAIGILKRGHQVASGQAKNSPYTAGTITLQTPHFQQLGLDLSLYFPGTLNISIAPKTFRPTQPRYTFAHVQWHPDFAPETFSFSPCQIEHHQRRYDGLIYYPHPETKLGHFQDDSTLEVLAPWIPNLTYGDRLRLSLLPTEVTVE
- a CDS encoding hypothetical protein (conserved hypothetical protein), encoding MAQKPWWVRIQTLDPLCTYYFGPFDTKIEALMAQFGYIEDLEAENAQGIQVVIDQFSPKELTICEDVDSVVTS
- a CDS encoding phosphoesterase PA-phosphatase related; translated protein: MKKDHFFNKIFLVLSLLILIPAVWLFSNIPETQVSHEAGFLVEKNFWFFLRDNVPPWLGTLLSFLYDLGDKEISGPVVGISLGLFIWKKQWKSVLLMTLGSGGALLLVDKVFKPIIGRPRPPYFMGEYGSVPDIAGASFPSGHATGNLVLYLILALLVTQNISRLRWLVFGAVVLFLFGIGLGSLYLGVHWPSDILGGYMLGFIWLTFCLFFVDLLAIFLNIDRNIDRSSPLNRSRK
- a CDS encoding hypothetical protein (conserved hypothetical protein); amino-acid sequence: MNLTATFSSASTAFFQRSAGRWHSQRRYYTLNGEQEPLEAVSELAVIFLPGDHPDLKPLAIAHQFTTPQPFECGAKITWESTYTNGQRKPLQGATVLGIQGSLMYRDRGFSTAAPVIATFELIHNAQGMRLQTAYDGASFEEEIKFVGDRHRTRQTIISRAGQEVMIGQYLETRL
- a CDS encoding NlpC/P60 family protein is translated as MQLPPSPSGEYFCRQPLDLYDDPECQALGSQAAIGRRVQILNKETDQALRVMTVEDGYGAWLKKTDLKHLQVAEDPYEFVPVNRAEIEARMESILIFAHAAKRVNNIYLWGGTTAPNYDCSGFIQAAYASQGIWLPRNSYQQGDFVEPIAQEDLELGDLIFFAKEQRIDHVALYLGEGYYIHSSGIEMGRNGIGVDRLWEPWDMISRAYHQTLCGFGRVMESYAPPSLACQI